ctaataataataaatgtacGTATATTAGTCGCGTCCTTAAACTTCATGTTGATTCCAACACTTCTTAACAAATCTATTTAAGGCCTAAATTTGGTGAAACTAGATTGGACTTGGGTTGGGTACGGATTAGTAAAGGTTAAGCTTCTTCCATTAGGCTATGGGACCATGTTCTGTCCAAAACATAGATAACTTTGATAtttcaaattataatataaatctttagtttattttagggataagtatctaggaatgtaatgaactatgcacgaatgtttatgttgtgtaatgaaccACTTATATGTTTATTACATGTAATGAACCTCCAAATCTTAGTTATTAAATgtatccgaccaatcaaaaacttacaagtgacaaCATATATAGTTGCCACATATGCTCGAATACATCTAATtaccaggatttgaaagttaattacatacaataaacatccaagtagttcattacacaacataaacattcgtgtatagtttattacattcatAGGTACTTATccctttattttatatacaaaacatTACAGTATTgataaattaaacaaaccctTAGATAGAAATTATACAGTATAAAGAAAAGCTTTATAacacaaaataatttattttaacacCAAATCAACATCAGTGAAATGGACAAAACTTTAAATAGTTGAAACCAAGAGGCTAGAAAAATGGTTTATCCTTGGGGTAGTGAAAGAATTTGTATTTCATATTATATAGTATACACCATATTCATCTAAAATAAATGGTCGAAAACGTCGAGTGGCGTCACCTTAGTATAAAAAACCTTAAAAGTATTCATTATAATGAGTTAAACAAGTATGATGTGAACACACaagcaaaaaaaatttttcTTGGAGAATGTGAAAACCTTATACTAAACTTATATACATATTCTATTTATTCCTTTTATTTGCAATATTTTAATTGGTATACAAGTACTTGTTGACACCTTCCTTCGATCTTCAATTtgcaaatataattattaattcttTAAGGTGCATTATTAAATGGGAAGTAATATTAATACCACTTAAGTTGATTGATTTACCACATTTATACATTAACTATTTGTACAGTGTGTTGTAATACTTGTATAATATGATAAGTTAATTAAGTTtgatggtacgaatatcacttcccctTATTAAATAGGTGATTGATATTagattttctaatatgaaatgaaatgaaataaaataattcaaaaaaacattttttcacCTAAATAAAAGCTGCTTTTGAAAATTAAACAAGTGTTAAGTATGAAgaatataatctatatctatatctatactcctaattaaaaattatccacccatgttgaaagtttacaagatTTGGGATATGCCATTTACTTTTTTGCCCTTCCCTCAATCCTCACCTCTTTAGTCTTCCATCTCCCAATAAATACAAATACCCTTCATCAAAAACAGAcacattaaacattaatatttgtcttatttataccctaaaacacacacaacatATTCATATGGAGTCGGGAATTATGGCGGTACAACGTCTATTAATGTGGATCTCGATCAAGCAAAAGTCGTAATTAACGAGATCAAAagatttcaagatcaagaagagGTCGTAATTAACgatattaaaagattttaagattATAACTATCGAATCTCTCAATGATATCCGCTGCAATGCACGGGTAGCATGCTCGTTTTTATGTACACATATCAAGGCTAATCtcgaaaaaaattaaaaaaaaaaaccttaatgtgaaaatgaaaaaaaatctttggtattaattcattatatatttttaatatgatatatgatatagaATAATTTTCTCCTTGTGTAATATTTCATATGACTATTAGATAAGAATCTACTCATCTTCTAACCCTTCTTTATTCTAATCTTATCACTTGAATTTGGAAGTGTCAAACAATTGCAATCGGAAGCCATTGAAGGTAATGATGGAAGCGTACAACATCCATCTGCCACACAAATTATTCATGCCATCTTAAGAAATCCCCAAATCCAATCAACTTCTTACATGTCAGCAAGATAAAGTAGACCTTTATTGGGTTTAGCATGGGGTGACATGTACCTAATTTTTCTGAATCAGGTTATCCGATGTCctatatatcattttacatgTGCCCATGATTTTAAGGTAAGGTCACTAACTTCGGTAATAAACCAAAATCAAATAGTACTAATAGAAAAATTAGGAAAGTGGCTTTTTAACGCGAACTCGACTAAAATAGTGTATGTTAGACTCTCGTTATTCGCGAACGATTCACACCATACAAAAAACTAACTTCGACGACACTaatagaaaaagataaaaataaaataacataatgagTTACGGTCACTAACAGTAACTACGTATAGTAAAATgtttctccatatttttttctttttcattcgATACATAATTATTCAGGTGACAATATATTACcttttacacttttatataCAAAAGTGTTAGACAAATTTTTAAATGCAAGTAAAGGTTAAAGGTCCAAAAATTAATTCATCAAAAGCATCCATGAATCCCGagctcttaaaaaaaataaaaaatcaacgCGTATAGTTAAGATTACAACGTTTCtaacttgaaaatatatataaaaaataaaaataaaagaaataaataaataacatggATTGATACTAGGAGCTAGGAGCGTAAGCAAAATGCCGAGTCCAAATCTGGTCCCGGTTCCGATTTGGCCGAAATTCGATCACCACCATGCATGTAGAAGTTTACATAAATTTATGGGTTAAATCTAGCACTGTGTGCCAACGGGATCGATAACTTGTTGGTAATGTATTTAAGCTTGAAATAATTCATTTGGGATCGaatcttatttttatatttgtaggattgatatatgtatatatgtgtgtaattCACAATAGGCATAGGATAAaatatcatttaaaaaataaaaataagccAATCTAACACTCTGTTACAAACATGAAGGCTGCAAACATTTGACAATCTTACTAAGGGGTCGTTTAGGAAATCCAGTAAATTGATGATAGAATAATTGGAGTGATAAAACtaacatacaaacaaaaaaaagtaggCACACAAAAGTGGTCCAAACAAAGAGCCAATCTATTATCCCTTCCTATAATTTGCTATCTTTTCACTCTCATTTGCTCAATTTTTAGTGTTCCCAATCCCATAATCTGCTACAAATTAATACAAAACTACCAAATTACCCCTAAGCAACACTCATTAACAAAGGTGGTTttgtatatcaaatatatatatttcaaaactaCTCAACAGATTCCTatattgtattttgttttttttttttcttgttaccCGTGACTCTATTCTATCTATACCTGGCTTGGATGTCCATAAATCTTGATCTACATTTAGATATTTCATGTTCACTATCACATGAATCTTAAATGCTTTTGTGAGTGTGTCATATGCTTTGTTTCCCATTTGAGCTAAAtgcttattatatattagtacaAAGTTTCATGACACATTTCTGCCACACTTGCTATATTCATTCCATGAACTCAAGAATTTCGATTCTATGACATTTTGTGGGTTTCGGGAAAACGGAATTCTATTTAATTTCTAgcctcttcttttcttttcctttttaattaataactttttctttggaaattttttttctcattttctaCGTACAGAATAAACACaacatttgtttattattttatacaaaaatatatatgcacTTTTCAGGGTTTAGGGTTCTTCATCTAATTTCTTTATCTAAACTCTAAAATATCTTTCAACATCTTCATTCTTTTTCAACATTTCTTGAGAACTATAAATGTTGgactttcaaaaaatatttctCGTTTGAAAACAGTACGTAGTATTGAATTTTATTTCCAAGAatccaaaaataatttttgggtctttattttcttgtatataGTAATTTGAAGGATGAACACATGAACTTGAGATTGGATTCTAATTCTTGAAATTTAGAAAATGTCATCATATTTAGGGGGAGGTACAGGCAGAGCATATGGatttgatcttgaaaatatAGTCAAGTCTTCATCTACTACTTCAAGTAGAACTTCACATTCACAATactcatcttctccatcttcaACTCTCTCAGAATCAAGCAATGTCATCTCCACTAGAAAACCACGAACCCCACGAAAACGACCCAATCAAACTTACAACGAAGCAGCTGCTCTTCTCTCCACAGCTTGTCCCACTATTTTTTCAATCACTAAAAAaagtactaataataataataagcaatCAGAATTTCCCAATTATCATCATAAATATCTTTTAAGAGAACCACTTGATTTACTTTTGCCATTTCCTGGTACTAAAAGGCCTATTATTAAGGTGACAACACCAAGGGATATTGAATATAATGGGAATTGGAATTGTAGCTCTACTAGTTGTAATTCTATAGAATTAGGATATCAAGATGATTTTGATACCGAGTCGATTCTTGATCACGAGGAAATCGAAGAAGGGATCGATAGTATCATGGggaatttgaattccatttcCAATGATGAGAAATCTACTTGTGTTGGTTTCATGAATTGTGATTTTGATTCCAACAATACTTGTTATGGGTACCCAATTGGTTTGGGATTTGGTGGGAATTTGGAGTTTAAATTTGGGTATGGGTTGAGAAATGGGGTGAGGGCATTGAAGAATGTAGATGAAGGGAATTGGGAGAGTTTTTCGGCCGttaatttgattaatatatCATCGCCTCACGGTTCAACGAAGCTCAAGAAAACGCCGgttgaaaaaaagaagaaagttgAGGACTTGATGAAGTTGGAGCCAAAATTGGGAAATCCGGTTGCTAAGGAAGAGAGTAATTTGAGTCTTGACAAGGCGCCTCGATTGTTATTGAAGTTGAACTATGACAATGTGTTGAATGCTTGGTCGGATAAAGGGTCACCTTTGCCGGAGGAAATTTTGGGGCCCGAGTCTCCCGGAGGTGATATTCATGTAAGTAATTATTCTCCCGCCTAGAATATGGTATGTGTATgactgtatatgtatatatgtatatgttctgAAATGGATTCCACATTGTTTTACTAACTTGAAAATgcttaaaatatatttacaaaagCTTTAAATCTACATGTTATTTATATAGtaaatgaaatgatattttatttcatttttatatagttaaataaaattcataatacTAGCTATCTGTATTGCATATCTAGTGTATTTCCTCATAAAGTCATGAATGTACTAAGTATGAACATAGTGTTTTTGATAAAAATGGCAGGCAAAATTGGCTCAAATAGACTTATTCTCGGAGAACGGAGGGGTAAGGGAGGCCAGCGTGAATCGTTACAAGGAAAAAAGGCAAACAAGGCTCTTCTCCAAGAAGATTAGATACCAAGTTAGAAAAGTGAATGCTGATAGAAGACCTAGATCCAAGGTAGGTAGTACAATTTGTAAGATTATTTCATCCTAATTAACCCGTTCTTGCATATCTAAATAACTAGCATTATTGGTAGTTTCAATTATTTTAAGTTTGTCACaatttgtttgttgttttttgcAGGGGCGATTTGTTAGAAGACCCAATCCTCCCATTTGCGAGGAAACATAACTAGAAACTACACTTTATTCTTTTCTTACATTCCAAcgctttatattttatttcattttgtaaACCGCCACCGCCAATTGTCTAGTGTTGTTAACTTGGAGGAATGAATAGCCCAATAGGACGAGAGAATCAAACAATTTTGTTATGTAATATGttctatatattatttacattgataattcatatatatcattGGTTGTCATTTTAGTTTTAGTTGGTTATTAGTGTATTCTTTGGGAGCTAAACTAAGAATTTAAGCCTGGGCTAAGTTTGATTCGAATATTGTACAGTAATATAATTTGAGCAAAATACCCTTGACTCCTTGAGTTGAATCAACATGCCACAACCCACATGGGAGATGAACCTTCGAAAGTGAAATGGGCTTAAAATGACGATGATGGGCCTGTAGTGGATTGATCCGTTTGTTTTTCGTATCATTCTGTTTTTTTCTGCCTATGCCCTATActatatctctctatatatatatatatctatactaccttataaatcatttattatcTTCAATTTCACGAGTTACCCTTCAATTCACCTCGTTAGCATTATGGGTAATATTTAGTTATTATCAATAGCAAAGATAGAAAATAGGTCAACTCATGTAATCTATTATACCGTGCAATGCATCGACGATTACAGTGACATTGATGtggtggcatcgacggatggtgaTGGCGATGGTTGGTGGCGACAGATGCGTCAGGTGGTATAggtatttgatataaagatatttgattaaACAAAGTAGTAGATATCTTTTAGAAGATAAtagaatgattgtgtaagttaattaattaattaagagcaAAATGGTAATAGAGCaaaatggtaatttcgcatgtcaaaaaaatgttaacttttcaacatgggtataatttttataggGAAAATTACTTATATGATCAGATTCTTTACTTTATATCTTAATTTGGACACCTACAAAAGAAAATACTTGAATGGTCATATAATCCTTACCATCTAACATTTATAGTAAGAAATGAAAAACAACCAATCAAATAATGCCAAGTGTTCATGAGGGCTTCACTTTTAATAGATTTTACTTgtcttcttcaacttgtttcTATTTCTTGTGTTAGGTTTTTCAAGTTGTATAACAAGCATGATATCAACTTGGTTCCCTTACGAGTTACGAGTATCTAGCCCGCCATTTATTACATTGCTTCCCCCATATGTTGCATGTGTTTATGGAAACTATACTTGATACTCATGTAGTTCAATATTAATTTAACTTCAATACTTGAGATTACTAAATATATGAAGTAATGAAGAGATATTTTCAACCTTTAATGTGCTTCTCAGGTTCCCATTGTGGATGGGCTACTCATTCTCTCATCTTATAAAGCAGATAAATGTGTGTTGTTCACATAACATCATATCTTGTACTACTTAGAAAAGATGAGCCACAATATGTATCTCCCGAATGTTCTATATCAATGAATATACATACTTGCATCTATACTTGAAAAACCCTAGTAGAAGTGGTGAAGCTTCATAGATATTTGACATCTTTTAATTGGTTGATATTTCTTACCAAATATGTTAAGGGGCAAGGAATCTATGACCATctaggtaattttttttttaggtgtCCAAATTAGGATATAAAGCAAATAATTTGACCATGTAGgcaattttccatttttatataGAGTAAAGAAATATAGATAGTTAAAATGTATCAAATAACAAACACTGATATTCAGAcctattttcaaaaacaaataaaagacgAGGTGAATCGGTGGTTAACTTGTAAAATATGTGCGTTTGAAACTAAAGTGGGTCATtgaccatatttttttttaaacatttagtcGGTATGTGATATCAGaaaacttcaccgtataatTGGCCTCATTGACCGTACTAACCGGCGTAATTGACTTATGTTTGGAAACATTGACCAGAGTAAGAAAAGTGGGTCATTGACTTATGTTTGGAAACATTGACCAGAGTAAGAAAAGAGGTTTAGCACAAGATTTGAGAGAACTGGTGTCTTGTTATCACCTTGTTTCtttactttttcctttttttctccATTGATGGTctcttttcttaatttttcatttcttcttcCTGTACCTGTCTTGCCGagtgccgttcaaaaaaaaaaaaactgtctTGCCGAGCCCCATTGAAGCATTAATGATCTTCTTCATCTCATCTCATTATTGAAATGTTAAAATACTTGGACTTGTATTGGATGTGCAAACCGTAAGGTAAACACAAAtcattcttttctctttttttttcataacaTTTATTATTCCTTTattgaaatattaaaatacttCGTTGATAACTTGATAGTATATTAATGCTCTATATT
The sequence above is drawn from the Erigeron canadensis isolate Cc75 chromosome 4, C_canadensis_v1, whole genome shotgun sequence genome and encodes:
- the LOC122595805 gene encoding protein CHLOROPLAST IMPORT APPARATUS 2-like, producing MSSYLGGGTGRAYGFDLENIVKSSSTTSSRTSHSQYSSSPSSTLSESSNVISTRKPRTPRKRPNQTYNEAAALLSTACPTIFSITKKSTNNNNKQSEFPNYHHKYLLREPLDLLLPFPGTKRPIIKVTTPRDIEYNGNWNCSSTSCNSIELGYQDDFDTESILDHEEIEEGIDSIMGNLNSISNDEKSTCVGFMNCDFDSNNTCYGYPIGLGFGGNLEFKFGYGLRNGVRALKNVDEGNWESFSAVNLINISSPHGSTKLKKTPVEKKKKVEDLMKLEPKLGNPVAKEESNLSLDKAPRLLLKLNYDNVLNAWSDKGSPLPEEILGPESPGGDIHAKLAQIDLFSENGGVREASVNRYKEKRQTRLFSKKIRYQVRKVNADRRPRSKGRFVRRPNPPICEET